One genomic segment of Tachyglossus aculeatus isolate mTacAcu1 chromosome 17, mTacAcu1.pri, whole genome shotgun sequence includes these proteins:
- the LOC119939603 gene encoding WAP four-disulfide core domain protein 3-like — MKSGGLFVLVALLALESQLTGALTPVKGGGLSRPGACPFLPPGTKGLCVQACNGDDSCPPGKKCCGNGCGQVCMAAVKERTVRPGSCPIPKEGSVGICVEACQGDESCPQGQKCCSNGCGHICMTPVKARSLNICEQPMDKGLCMAYMPMFYYNSKTKKCESFIYGGCQGNENRFKTKEECMARCGGKHQV, encoded by the exons ATGAAGTCCGGAGGCCTCTTCGTCTTGGTGGCCCTCCTGGCCCTCGAGTCGCAGCTGACAGGGGCTCTGACCCCCGTCAAAGGAG GGGGACTGTCGAGACCCGGTGCCTGCCCATTCCTGCCGCCAGGAACGAAAGGGCTGTGTGTACAAGCTTGCAACGGAGACGATTCCTGCCCTCCGGGGAAAAAATGCTGCGGCAACGGATGTGGCCAAGTCTGCATGGCAGCGGTGAAAGAGA GGACCGTGAGACCCGGGAGCTGCCCGATTCCGAAGGAAGGAAGTGTTGGGATTTGTGTGGAGGCCTGCCAAGGAGATGAGTCCTGTCCTCAGGGACAGAAGTGCTGCAGCAATGGATGTGGCCATATCTGCATGACACCGGTGAAAGCGC GTTCCTTAAACATCTGTGAGCAACCCATGGATAAAGGTTTGTGTATGGCCTACATGCCCATGTTTTACTACAACTCCAAGACGAAGAAATGTGAATCGTTCATCTATGGAGGCTGTCAGGGGAACGAGAACCGGTTTAAGACCAAAGAAGAGTGCATGGCTCGCTGTGGAG gTAAACACCAAGTCTAG
- the LOC119939683 gene encoding monocyte chemotactic protein 1B-like, producing MKVSVALASILLAAASATLLCWQAEAQLDGVNIPQSCCFSWSKKPIPVHLLSGYFVTSSKCSLEAVIFKTMRGVEICTDPKEKWVQDRMKRLDARRKKP from the exons ATGAAGGTTTCTGTGGCCCTCGCCTCCATCCTCctggctgctgcttctgctacacTCCTCTGCTGGCAAGCTGAGGCCCAGCTTG ATGGAGTCAACATCCCTCAATCCTGCTGCTTCAGCTGGTCGAAGAAGCCAATCCCCGTCCACCTGCTGTCTGGCTACTTTGTCACGAGTTCCAAGTGTTCCCTGGAAGCTGTGAT CTTCAAAACCATGAGAGGGGTTGAAATCTGCACGGACCCCAAGGAAAAATGGGTTCAGGATCGCATGAAGCGCCTGGATGCCAGACGCAAGAAGCCATGA